The genomic window GTAGTCAAGAGCTACGTTGTGGCAAGGATAGAGTGTATACAGGCCTTTTTCTGTCTGGCTGGGAGTGTGGCTTGGTTCAGCTTGGCTGGGAAGTGACAGGAGCCCAGTgaaacattttgtttctctttgattGCTGAGAAGTCTCTGTGTTCCCTCTTCCAGGTTGTGGGCAGAATCCCGTTCGACAAGCCAGCATGGGTGCAGGAATCCCTTACTCTGTTCCAGCATGGAGCTGCCAGATGGTCTGTGGGTCAGGCCTCAAAGCCGTATGCCTTGCAGCCCAGTCAATAGGGACAGGAGACTCTAATATTGTGGTTGCAGGAGGCATGGAAAGCATGAGCAAGGTGAGGCCTCTGAAGAAACAACTCTTGCTGACCTCTCGCTAATAAACTTATTTTGCCATAGCAGAGTAACCTGATGCATAGCAGAGCTGAGACCAAAgagtaaacaaagtaaaaatggatTCAACCTTGATCCCTATGTGGATGTTAATTGTTCTTCCAAGTTGGGGGAGAAATCCAGGTTGTAGAAAAATCCTGTCAACCAGTGTGATTGgaacagaattcattttttttttttccctaaaatgttACCAAAGCATAAAATGTGTCCCGAATTTAACCTGTTACATTAGTTGGTTGATATCCTTggtcttaaatttctttctcattgtatGGAAATGTAACAAACAGATGTTTGCACTTATTGTCCTGTGCTCGACAAGAAGGACCCCAGGGACCAAGGGACTAAATTTTGTTGACCGTTTGGAGACATCAAATGTGGAAAAGAGGACCACTGAGTGGTACCCTTCTCAAATAGGTTTGCTCGGCAGAATTTCTTTCCCCAAGGCCCATCCCTCAAATTGGCATGggagtgaaaaggaaaaagtatatcACCAGCTTCCTACAGGCAGTTCAGGGTCTGACCTGGGGATCCCCTAGACAGGGCCAAATCAGCCCAGGAGGAGGTAAGTTGAAGGTAGTGAACATGATCAGAGTGATTCTGAGGGGACCATGCTAGTATCTGTGTAGTACTTTACAAGGTTTGTAGCTTTTATACATATAGTCACAACAGCCCTTATAGGGTAGATGGTATCATTCCCAATCTGcaggtcaggaaactgaggcccagagccaggattcaaatatCAATTTTCTGACTCCCAagtttttccattctattttagCTGCTATTGAGTTGGTAGGAGTTAAGAGGACCCACACCCAGAAAGCTCTCCCCATTAATTAGGCCTCCTGATTGTTCTGACTATAGGCATTATGTCTTGTATCAAAATAAGTAACACACAGCGTGATCACTTATGCCGTTAGATTAGCTCCTCATTTAACAGATAACTAGttgtctgctttggattctgtgtctccctctctctctgccccttccccactcatgctctgtctctctctgtctcagaaataaataaacattaaaaaaaaaattaaaaaacccagatAACTAGTTGCCTCTTTGGAAAGGCTAAATGGAGTTTTTAAGGACACAGGACACAGAATGGATAGATTTGGTGGTAAATGGAAATAGGTAGGTAGGAGAGTAACAGCTCCTCAAGAGTGGGTAAGATAGAATTGTGTGCTGATTCCAGGGGTCTTCAGgccctgggtggggaggaggatgggcCGACTGAGGAGAAGGATCATGGGGGGACTAGGCGAAGACTGGGGAGCCACTGGATAGTTTTGAGTGGGATCCTAAGGAGAGGACTAGTTACAGCCAATCCTAAATCCACTTGTATTTCTTGTTTCCAGGCTCCTCACTTGGTTCATTTGAGGGCAGGAGTCAAGATGGGGGAAATGCCACTGATGGACAGTATACTCTGTGACGGGCTTACCGATGCATTTCACAACTACCATATGGGCATTACGGGTAAGGCAGACACAGCTGAAGACAGACTAACTGTAAAAAGGTGTCCAAAAGGTCATGTCATAATCAGCTCTGCAGGTGCTTTCCTCTTTAAGGTCAGGGACCATGTCCTCATCATTTTGTATCACTGATGGCAGGGATAGTTCCACTCGGGTGAGCCCAACTCAGGAAATAGCCTGTCTCTCCTCTGCGACTCCTTGATTATGGCGGGATGTTACAGGTGGGTGGGACTTCAGAGCTCTGATCAGCCTCCCATTTCACCGTATGAACGGACCAGGGCCCCAGACGGTGGTTTCGTGGCAGAGGTGGGATCAGAGGTGAGCAGGTACTCCTGGCACCTTACACCGCACTCTCTGCACCATATGACCTGGTTTTCATTAGGCATCTGTGGTTCAGGTTTACTGGCCAGGCAACTGGAAGGTCAACAGAACTGCTGTCTTTAGTCGTGAGAAAGTGGGGGAAAGAGCCAGATTctaagcagagggaacagtgtgtataaaggcaaggagggaggggcgTGGAGacgtggggagcagagagaagctgAGGCATCTTGTCACTGCAAGCGAGGGCGGCAGCGGGGAAGGCTGGAGAGTGTGGCCAGACTGCGGGAGGCTGTGTTCCCTAAAGGGTGTTATCATAGTGTCCAGGCCGGGATTTCTCCAAGTGTGATATTCCAGCTGTGTCAACATCACCAGAGGCTGTCAAGCCTTGTCTGAGGTGTTCCGGGCTGAATTGTGACCTCCCAAAactcctatgttgaagccctaacccccaggacctcagaatgtgactgtgtttgggaGTTGGGGCCTTTTAAGgagtaatcaagttaaaatgaggcctttATCGTGGTCCCTGATCCAGTCAAACtggcatccttataagaagaggaagaaataccaGCGATGGCAGCATagaagaaagaccatgtgaggatacagcgAGAAGgtggccaaggagagaggcctcaggggaaAACAAACCTGTCAACATCTTCATCTTGGCCTTCTATTCTCcagaattatgtaaaataaattccttttgcttaaaaaaacaaaaaaaaagaaaaagtctcagGCCATGATGTAGGCATTAGTAAAGACTAGACCTCCTAATATAGACAAATAGAAAACTGGTCAAAACATATCAAGCAGCTGTTTTCAAATATTAGCCAACAATCATGTAAgactgagattctttttttttttcctcctaatttgGGCCTTTTTTCATGAGGaccttccagaaccttctgtATTACCACTTGGGGCTCAGCCCCCATTGCTCCACACCTCAGCCTCTTGCAAGCTCCTGGCAGGGATGGTGTTGGGAACAATCCAAATTGTTTGGAAACAaatcctcccccttctctccagctTTAGATAAATACTGTCACTCTGGGAAAGGTCCTGCATCTTGTCCACAGTGGCTCAGGCATTTCCAGTGCGGTCGGCCCCAGCAGCAGGTGGGGGATAGGGGCAGTTGCCAGGAACTGCCATTTCCTACTGGCTGCTGTCCCTTCCTTGCTGGTACCACTCCCTGATGGCTTGTTCTAACAGGGGTAGATGTATTCCTTCCACACAGGGCAGCACCAGGGGCCTTCTCCATGGAGCCTTCATCTGATGCCTGTCAGCTCTTTCCTCCCTCGGCCTGGGGAAACCCTCCCTTCTAGATTTATGTAGAGGAACATGTTGTTCCTCTCCCTCTGGTGCTTGAGTTCCCCAAAGACAAGGTACAGGAAGGAAGTTCACCTGGGCTTGGAATGGCTCTACCAACTTGGTATGGACCAGGATCCGGAGCTCTCAGATCCACACCGAGCCTTCACAGTAGATCAAGATTGAGGCATGTCTTAGAGGCATGGCCTCCCGAATGTTCTCAATGTGCCCCCGTCGGGAACTTGGCTAGCACAGACGAGGGAAGGTGATAGATCCCAAGTTTGGGCATCATCCCAAATAGTTCAGATGGATTTTTGAAGATTCCTGTCAGGGCATCGTGGCACCTTCTTTCTGCCCTGCGTGATCCTATGACGAGGGAGGGGTGGGTTACCAGGAGCACCTTGCTTTCTCCCCAAGGCAGTTTCTTGCCCTGCCTCTGGGGTCCTCTCCCTGAAGGGCTGCTCTAGGGCTCCCCTAGACGAGAGCAGGGGACTCACCCACCCTGCAGCCAGCCGTGGTGCCAATGCCCACACCAGTGCCCCCTCCTACTTTGGCTGCAGTCTGTCACAAGACTGAGATTCTTGAAAGAAGGGAAAACCCCACTGTCCCTGACTTTCTACCTGGAGGAATAGTGGCCATTGAACTAGGGAGGCAGAGGTCAGAGTTTGGTGCTGCTGAGATGGCTAGATTTTGTGGGGCAGAGTACTAGAGAGAagggagctagaaaaggagcccCAGAAGTCTCCATAAGGGTCTCCTCAACACTTTGGTCAAATACTCAGATGTATGTGGGCAGGGCAACACCTGCTGGAAACAGCTGCTAGAGAGTTGTGAACTGGGAGACTCAGGAGTTCGGACCAGCCAGAGCAGAAACTTTACTGAACCCCCTGGACACTCCCTTGACATCTCAGAAAGGTCAAAGTTTAGGGTAGGGCTCTAACCCCAGAGTAAGGACTACTCTAGACCCAAACTAATAAGCTTAAAAATCAAGCTTCAAAAGAACCCGTATGATCTGCCAGCATGTTAATGGGAATGATACTCAATACCCTTgcttaaagatcataaaatgcACATGTTCAACAGTATAGCGACTGTAATGTCCAGCATGCAATAAGAAATTTCTAGGcattcacagaaataggaaaatgttAGCCCATAACAATAGAAAAAACGGTCAATAGAATCTGATCCCTACAATGACAGATACTGGAATCAgcagacaaggattttaaaggtGCTGTTTTACCCGGGTTTATGGGCATAAAGGAAAACACGACTGAGGAACATGTAAGGGAAACCTTAGCAGTAGAAGGGAAAATACGCACAAAGAAGTAGATGAAAATTAGAACTGTGAAGCCCACACTCTGAAATGAGAAACCCACCGGATAGCCTAATGGAAAACTGGAGACGGAAGAGAGGGTCAGCGAATTTAAGGATAGAGTAATACATACAACctgaagaacacagagaaaaagattgagaaaagaatgaatagaGCCTCAGGGATCTGTGGAACAAAGTAAACTGGACTCACATGCACGGAATAGGAATCttggaagaaagagaatggaGGCAGAAACATTATTGAAGAAACAATAggtgaaaatttcccaaattttgtGACAAAATTCGAACaccaagaaagacaaagagtTGCATTTCGGCGAGCTAGTAAAACTaccaaaaaagaaaggataaaaatatagaaattggGGCCCTtgagtggttcagttagttaagcatctgactcttgattttggctcgggtcacaatcccagggtcgtgggattgtgccccatgtcgggttccacactgagcacggaacctgcttaagattctgtctctgacCCAGACTTGTggtaattttcaacaaaggttcCAGTGTAATGAAATGGGGAAAGGAAAACCTTTACAATGAGTGGTGTGGGAACAAGAGGGTCCACAAGCAACTGGGAAAAGATGACCCTCAGCTCCTACCTCACACTGTAAACAGATACTCATTTGAGATGAATCACGGATCTAAAGATAAAAACCAAAGAAGTCAACATAGAATAGCTTGTAAACGTGGGGGTAAGACAAGACTCAGAAGGCAATAAACTTAGAAGATAAATTAGATAAATtagatttcaaaaattaaaacttaccATCACCGAAGGCACTATTAAGAAAGTAAGTCACCagttaggagaaaatattcatgataCATATAGGAAttcctataataataataaaaagacaaccaatTGAAAAATGAgctaacggggcgcctgggtggctcagttggttaagcttccaactcttgatttcagcttgggtcatgatctcatggtttgtgggttcaatccccgcatggcactctgtgctgacagtgtggaacctgcttgggattctctctctctctctctctgctcctccccttctctctctctctctctctctctcaaaataaataaataaaatttaaagaaagaaaaatgagctaAAGATTAGGCACAaatttcacaaaggaagataGATGAATGGCCAGTCAGTGCAAAAATATTCATCATTACTtcagggaatgcaaattaaaaccacaataagatgcTGTTCTACACCCCCAGAATGATCAAGATTAAAATGACtggatattggcaaggatgtgaagcaactAGAACTCTGATACATTGCAGCCATAAAGtggtacaactactttggaaaaaatttggcagtttctttactAAAGACACATGGAAACATCGATCACTAAAAGCTTTGCACAAAGaagttcatagcagctttattcataagagccaagaCCTAGAAATGGTTCAGGtatccatcaacaggagaatgcaTAACAACCACTCAGCAGTAAGAAGGAACAAACAGCAATAACCTCAACAATATGACAATGCTGAGAACAGACACTGAGTTGCATTTAtggtgacagaaatcagaataTTACTTGCTTCAAGGAGGGGGAGATGGGTAAGAGGCATGTGAGAACtctctggggtgatggaaatattacATATTCAGGAGATATGGTTGcctgcatttgtcaaaactcgttgaactatacacttaagaTTTGTGTATTTCACTCTGTGTAAGTTTTACctaatcaaagaaaaaagaactgtaaaCAAATATCGAGCTCTAGTTATTGGGTTTGCTTTCTCCCCAGTGGTGTGGGATAGCAAGTTCTGAAACCGCCTTGTGTATATTCTAGATTTGAGCAAATGAGTGACTGTATTGAGGATAATGGGAGCCAGGCTTCTCACTATTGTAGGAGGGAGTCCACGTAGGGAAAGGGCGAAGCGTGCGCTGGTGGTGTTAGGTTACACTCAGAGAATGCAAGGTATCACCATGAGTGTGTATACATTTGCAAATCGTATGTGTATGTAAGTTCCTAATGAACCGGCACAGGAACAATGACATGCCAGTAATAGTGAGCAGTCCTAACACCCGGATCTTTATTTCTAAATGCCTTCTCCACTAAGGAGAACTAAGGAACTAAGGTTCCTTTGAGAAGCGTCCACGGTAGGAcaaaagtgctaaaaaaaaaataaagtttttctccGGCGCTGTCTGCGGAGGTGGCAGCGCCCTACTTGGCATCATGGCTGCCCTCGGATCTCTGGTGAAACCCAGGAATGTGACCAAGGAGTTCATCTGGTACCAGTTAAACTAGTATGTTAAAATTAAGTGCGACTGGTAGAAACCCAGTGGCAATGACAATGGGGTGCTCAGAAGATTCAAGGGCCAAATGTTCATGCCCAGAATTGGTTACGGcagcaacaagaaaacaaagcacatgcTGCCCGTTGGCTTCTGGATGTTCCTAGGCCACAAGATCAAGGAGCTTGAGGTGCTGCTTGATGTGCAACAAATCTTACTGTGCAGAGACTGCTCACAGTGTCTCCTCTAAGAACCGcagagccactgtggaaaaagcAGTCCTATTGGCCACCAGAGTCCCCAGTTCCAATGCCAggctgcacagcaaagaaaatgaatacacagcTTATGTGCACATTGTATTTGTGTtagtaaaaccataaaactaccaaaaaacaaaaaatgaagaagtgCTTAGAGCACACGGGGACATGTCAGAAGGGCTCAGGAACCAGCTTAGAGGACGCCCACTGCCCGAATCTTGAACAATTTGAACATCAGAATAAATAATGGTAGTTACGGGTTATGTAACTTATTAAATGAAGGAAAGATATTTGAGTTCATACTGATGTCAGCATGATAcatggagggaaggaaaacacCAGTTAACATGTACACAAGGAAGGCTGGAGTTGGAAAATCACGAATGCGAAAAGTAGCAGGTGAAATCTGATGAGGAAGAAGTATTTTTTCGCAACCTCAAAATAACTTCCCATAAATTACTGGTAAGTTATAAACGGAAAAGTAGTAACTTTACCGTGTAGAGAGGCTTGAACCAAGTGATGAAAGCTAACGGCACCTGAGGTGAACTAATACCACAGGCATCCTGATAAGATTCACTGAGAACATCATGTCCGTGGTATGCCTGCTTTTCTGCAAAATCTTAATCTAGTCTTGAGGAAACATCAAACCTAAATTGGAAGACGTTCGATAAAAGAACTGGCCTCTGCTCTTCAAAAAATGCAGGTTAAGAAACACGAACATAGTATGAGGAACtatttcaaacaaaaagaaactgggGAGCTGTTTCACTATTAAGTGTAACAGTGTGTGATCCCTGAACTGAGCATCTAAATTTAGCTACAGAGGACATCATTGGGACAATAGGTGAAACTTGAATCTGGACCACGAATTAGATCATAGtattgtatcaatgttaaatttcctcATCTTGATAACTGTGTTGATGTAAGAAAATGGCCATTTGGGGGAAATATACAGGGAAATTAAAATTGAGGGATAAAGAGGCAGGATTATAAATttttctcaaatggttcagagaGAATGATAAAGTTAAGTGGggcaaaaaaaatataaaacagttgGTGAATCGGCATAAAGGAAATTtctgaaagtttaaaattatatagaagggaaaagagagaagggcggaaacaaagaaaatggctTCTAAGATTTACTGCAACATTTCCAAATTCATTGCCACTGTGAGGCAAGATGGCCACAGAACACTGTCGCAGCCCATCGGTGAGTCTGCTTGTACTCGGCGCTCCGTGCTTGTTTACATGTGAAAAACTTGAGCTACCGAGAGCCAGTtcctgaaaatgtttcttttgcttcactattatttttttctttcacagctGAAAATGTAGCCAAAAAATGGCAAGTGAGTAGAGAAGATCAGGACAAGTTTGCAGTTTTGTCCCAGAACAGGACAGAGAGTGCACAGAAAGCCGGCTATTTTGACAAAGAGATTATACCAGTTTTTGTGTCTTCTAGAAAAGGTGAGTATCTGGATCATAATGGTTTAAACAGCAGCATGCCATTTATAGGTGAGAGTAATACTCCAAAAAATAATATGTAGGAATGTTTATAAAGTGTGTCTTTCAGGTTGCAAAGGAAAGGTTGATCTTGGCTACGTCTTAGATggcggggctgggcggggggcgggaggcaTGTTTATGGGGTGTGGAAGGGTTAAGAACGTAGGCAGCTGTGTTCGCGCTGGAGCCTCTCGGTCCCAGAGTGTCCACACTGTTCTACAGAATAGCTTCAGCTGGTTTCATGTGAGAAAGTACGTTTTTGTATACATAGCATACATCTTGAGGGTGGATCTTTTTGGGTCACTTTGCTATTGTCTAATATGGCGTGCTCTAGTCAAGGGGCTGTTGCTGGTAACTGTTCTGTTCCCCATAACTGACGTCACTTATGTCCAAGCCTCATGGCTTTGACGCTCCCGGGTCCAGGCGGTTGTAACCAGACAAGTCCTACGCCCACACCTTAACTTTTTGCACAAGGAACTGCCCTCCTCAGAAAGGGCCGTGCATATGGAAAACACTCAAAATGTCTCATGAGGACAGTGCTTATAAAATGGTCGAACATACGCTTTTTTATTAGTGTGTACTTTGCTCTTGGAATAAAAGGATTTTTGATAAGCCTTCCTTCCAAGTATGAATCTTCATGCATCGTGTGTCAGGACTCCACCGTTGCTAGCACGCCAACTGCCATCTCTGTAGTAATTTGGGGAATTGATTTTCCTCGTTCAGGTCTTACTGAAGTGAAAACAGATGAGTTTCCTCGCCATGGGACCAACATGGAAGCCATATGTAACTTGAAGCCTTACTTTCTCAAAGATGGAACAGGAACAGTCACCCCAGCTAATGCTTCAGGTCAGATTTGCCAAAGGGCAGTTGGGGGAAAGCCATCTTCTGCTAGGCCCCACCAACTTAATGCCTTCTTcgtttcaattatttttttgtatacaaATGATCCTAAAACCTTTAGTTGCTTTAAGGGAAAATGTTTCCCTGTATTTGATCATTACTAAGTGTTTACATTTTTGACTTAATGTGTATGTGAAAGAATGGATTTGACTCCCTGACATCCTCACTAGACACAGGCGAGAAAGCAAATTAGGGAACCCCAGAATTTATCTACTACCTCTGTGCTTTTCCAAAACCAGCAACTCCCAGTACCTCCCGTGAAATGAAgactatttcttccatttcttttcttaacctcccctcccccagctttccTCAGTTAGAACATTCTGTGGTCAATTATGTCACATTCATATTACCAAACTTACCATTTCCAATTACATTGTAAATAGGAATTACAGCCAATGAATTTGCCAAGATGTATTAAGAATAATTTAACACATGTCTTCACGTGTCAGAAAGTAGACACAGGCATGTAACTCAATGAGCATCTCAAAACTCCAGACTTTCATATTTTACAGGAATAAATGATGGTGCTGCCGCTGTGGTTCTTATGAAGAAGTCAGAGGCCGACAGTCGAGGGCTTACACCTTTAGCACAGATAGTTTCCTGGTCACAAGTAGGTGTGGAGCCTTCCATTATGGGGACAGGACCAATTCCGGCAATAAAGCAAGCTGTGAGTCTAGTTCTGAATGTTAGCACCTGTCCTTTGCTTTGTTGGTTGAACGAACCTCTTTGGGACCAGACCAACACCCTGTAATTCCGTTATTCTGTCCTCTGTAAACCTTGGCTCAGATCCTCTCCACTCCAAAATGTCAAGATCGAgcctggttttgttttcctttttattcttatcAGATCTCATTTTCCCTTTAATGGAATTCCTCCCTAGCCTTATGCGAGCATATTCCTGCAGCTCTACCTCTAGTCCACTTTCCCACCACAAAGAGCAGCCGAGAACATTTGGGTCATATGCCTTTTAGGGGTAACTGATAATCCCCTAGATCACGTCACCTACGTGTAACCCGTTACTGCTTCAAAACTTTAACTTTAGAATCTCCAAGGGATGTTTGATCCTTCATGTTTTGGAACTGGTGTCACCGAGGCAAAATGTGGTACCACTAGGCCCCTGCTGGAACATCCCAGAAGAGATCCTTCAGTATCAGTCTATTCTTTTGAGTATCTACAGTGAAGGAAGGCTCCACCTGAGTGTTCAGACCTCTATTCCATTCATCTTTCCTTCAGGTTGCAAAAGCAGGTTGGTCACTGGAGGATGTGGACATATTTGAAATCAATGAAGCCT from Neofelis nebulosa isolate mNeoNeb1 chromosome 6, mNeoNeb1.pri, whole genome shotgun sequence includes these protein-coding regions:
- the ACAT2 gene encoding acetyl-CoA acetyltransferase, cytosolic; translation: MSAGSDPVVIVSAARTVIGSFNGALSTVPVHDLGTTVIKEVLKRAAVAPEEVSEVIFGHVLTAGCGQNPVRQASMGAGIPYSVPAWSCQMVCGSGLKAVCLAAQSIGTGDSNIVVAGGMESMSKAPHLVHLRAGVKMGEMPLMDSILCDGLTDAFHNYHMGITAENVAKKWQVSREDQDKFAVLSQNRTESAQKAGYFDKEIIPVFVSSRKGLTEVKTDEFPRHGTNMEAICNLKPYFLKDGTGTVTPANASGINDGAAAVVLMKKSEADSRGLTPLAQIVSWSQVGVEPSIMGTGPIPAIKQAVAKAGWSLEDVDIFEINEAFAALSVAVAKELGLNPEKVNIQGGAIALGHPLGASGCRILVTLLHTMERKGGRRGVAALCIGGGMGIAMCVQRG